Below is a genomic region from Rhododendron vialii isolate Sample 1 chromosome 5a, ASM3025357v1.
GTTTCTTATATGCATGTAGTACCCAAAGAAAACCGTCAAAAGAATGTAGGAGCATAGAACAAAATTGCCATGCAACGAAGTTTTATTGCCACAAACCTCAAAAGTTTTATTGATATGTACCTACCAGTTTCAGCATTCTGACAAAATCTCTTTGCAAGTTGACTTATGGTGGCCGGTACCCTTGCACCTACTACATTTTGGTTGCCGTTTACGTTTGACCACCCTTTGTGATTCAATTGAATCAGCAGGAGGCCGGCCTGCTTGAAAACGATGAGGAGGAGGGGTTACAGTCACCGCACTATTAGAAGAGTCCTTCTCCGTGGGCCAATCTGTATTTGGAACAGGATGTATGGATTCAGAATACGTTAACCTGAAGCTGTCAGTTGTGAAGTATCTAGAACAATAATCATATAGGTGACGACCAAGGCAATTGATTACAGCAATGGCATGGCAGCATGGCAAACCAGTAAGCTGCCATCTTTTGCAACTACAAACCCATTGGTCAAGATCAACATCTTCAGCGGTGTCGCCAGACTCGCCACGGACCTCAAACGTGTTACCACCTGAAATTGTCACTTTAAGGGAACAAACATTTAGTCTTTCCTTCTCTAGCTTTTCCTCCATGGATGGAGTTAGCCTTGTCGTCCATTGGTTGGAGTCTACACGGCGTCTATAGATCAACTCCATGACCTTCAGCCGCATAGTAGTCACCATTGTGGTTATCGGTAATTCATGCGCTTCTGATGCCCAACTGTAGAATAGCTCCCCAAAGTTTGCTGTCAGATGGTTATATCTTGCACCCTGGAAAAACGCATTTGCCCAGTGTGAAGGCTCACTCTGCAAAACCCAATTATAAGCGTCTATTGAGATACTTCTAATGTTTTGTACACACTTCTGGAAGTCTTTAGGCCTAGGTGCAGATGCAGCAGCATAGAAATCCTCAACCATCAAACACTTCACTTCATTGGAATATTGCCCATTCAAGTCTCGGATAAGTTGTTCCGAAAGATAGCGTATACAGTACCCATGGTGTACATCCAAACCGCGAAATACATCCGAAATCGAATTCCTTAGTCCCTTTTCTCTATCTGCAATAAACGTTATGCTCTGAGCTGTTGAAAATGCAGATTTTAGTTGTACCAAAAACCAAAGCCAGTTCTCATCGGTTTCCGCATCGACTATTGCAAAAGCAACAGGAAAAACTTCGTCAGCCCCATCAGCAGCTGTAGCTGCTAACCATGTTACTTGGTACTTTGACTTTAAGGGTGTGCTATCAAGGAAAAGCAGAGGTCGGCAACCCTGTTGGAAGCCATACAAAGAGGCATGAAAAGATACAAACAGGCGACGAAAGCTCGAGTTTTCCTTTGTGGTGAAGGTAGCTAGACTACCAGGGTTTGTCTCCATTATTTTCTCACAGAGGTTGGGTACCTGGCTATATGCGGCCTTAGTTGAACCATGAAGCTGCTCCTTAGCATTCTCTTTCCCGTGCCATGCGTGATGGTACTTTAGCTGAAGTCCATATTCTTGTTTAATGTCACTCATAATATCCTTGGGCTTGTAATTCGGGTGATCCTTCATCTTCTCCTTGATGATACTTGCTAACACATTTTTAGTCGCCCGAGCCCCGGTTGTCATAGTATTCCCCTCACACGTATGTAAGACATTCATTTCCTTAATACGAAATACTTGGGTGTTTGACAACTTTCTTGCATGAATAAACCATGAGCAACCTTGTTCTTTACATTTGGCAGTCACGCGGGAAGTGTCGTTCTTGACATACTTAAAAGTAAGTTGATGTGCTATAGCATACTGACATAGAGCCTCACGAAATTCACTAACACTATTGAACCTTTGGCCAACACCCGTGAGTTTGTTCTGCCACTCTTTTGCAGCTTTAGGATGCTTCTCCTCATCATTGGAACCATCAGAAGGAAAGGGTGGAGGCATATCAGTGGGACTATCCATATGGGCATCGACATGGGTAATATCATCTAGAATAACACTGTCATCCACAACATTGTCCACAACATTAGGAGGGTCAACTAGAACGCCTGCTCCTGAAAAAGTAGTCCGACTTGACCTGCAGGATCAAATGTTCCCAAACCTTACATCCAAAAACAGTAACGCTCTGTTTGCATCGATGTAAGAAACTTAATACAACAAAATGTTTTTACATGCGAAATGATTTTGCAAAAATTATTCCCTTTTATTTGCTTTTCCGCCATCTGGTTGACTTTAGGCAGTTTGTTGTTACGCCATTTTTACCTGTTCCAAGAGATAAGCTGACCTGCTCCAGCTTTGCCTCAACCTGTGGGTCACTTGTTTACATCAAGCTTACCAAAGGCCAAGGCtgatcaagaaaataatttcagaaGTGAATGACATCAAATGCTCTGAGCTGTGAACGACTGAATTTTAGAATCCGCAAAATGGCTTACGGGGTTCTGGAATGTAAATCATTTCTGGCCTATAATGTAAACTATTTTCCCTGGAAAAAATTCTACGTAAGCTGTCCAACCAAAGAACAGAATATAGGTAAATTATTTTCAGGAAACCGTTTTACCCTGTAAAAAACAGAGCCTAAGACTAAAATCTCATGTCACCTATTAACAAAAAACTGAATTAAATTGCATGTAAGAAAAATGGAGGACTACCTGCTTGCAGACATGTTTGAGACATGGGCTGCAACTACATCTTCCATAATTACATATATATCAGCAGTGGCGGAGTTAGCATGGAATTTGATCATGCAATTGAGGTCCTTGTCATTAGATATTGTGATAAGTGTCTTTTTATTGCCCGGCAGGAAATATTTGATGGACATATTACCATGATTGCTGTTAAACACCTCTGCTACTTCCCTCTTGAAATCTTTGTACTTCATGTTCTCATCAATTTCCCTAGCATGAGCATCCCCACCTCTATATGACAATGAGCCATCTTGATTGGTCTCGAATTCACCGCCAGATTGAAGTATAGCTATAACTTTCTTCCCCGCCATGACCTGAGTCATTATAGAAGACCATATACTTAATCTCGTATGAAAAATGATGGGAAACATATATTTCCCCCTTGTGGTTAGTCATTATAGAAGACCATATACTTAATCTCGTATGAAAAATGATGGGAAACATATATTTCCCCCTTGTGGTTTGGCCCTTGTAGGCATAGCATGCAAcaacctatgttacatggacttggATGTGAGGATTGGGTGCGGATGCAAGTCCAAGCGCCGGACCTTCCTAAACATAAATCTTAGGATACTGGGATATGTTCCCCAAATTGGGTATGGGTATGGGGGCATGTCCTGTACACTTGTTTGTAGTATATATTACATAATTTTTCGGATTAGGTAACATAAATTATATTTAGAAATGTATGTAAAACAAGAAGAGGTTAAGAAAAATAGGTTTTTGCTATTTCCTGTAAATATCATAACAATTAGAGGATCCGAGTGTCCAAATGGATACGGTTGTCAGACACACGACTCGGGTACTTGGaccaaaatgaaggatccatgtaTCATTGGTAACAACAAATAAGCACCTACCTTCCTAAGTTTtatggactctctctctctctctctctctctcttcgatccAAATGCCATCCAATCATCACCTTTATCTCTGGTAAAGGCTGGCCTTGAACGTTTTTTCCGGCACTGCAGTGGTGCAACCCAATTTCAAATCGAAGAGTACAAATTATCtagagaaaaaaggaaaatataaaACGCTTCCAGACATCCAAATTAGACACCACTATTTGTTATAAGCAAATGAAGTTTTCTGTCCAACACTTTGAGAGAGAAATTCAGCGTTTTATCTCTTTTCAAAACTTGTTACCTGGAACGAGGATCCTTCCGATACAAAGAACGAGGATAGGAACAAGATACGCCACATGTCCTAAATGGTGGTATGGTGGGGTAGACTCCTATAGTTGTGGTATAAGAAGGAACAAATTGTAGGAGACAAAAATCCAATAAGCAGAATGGTATTTTTGAAATCCTTGATGTAAAATAGAACTTTAGAAGCATTTGGACAGACTTTTTTCTTTACCATTTATCCTATTAATGTATCATTTTTGGTTGATTACGTCttattttcatctccctctAAAATGGCAAGGACATAAGTAGGAAAATCATCAAGATTGCTTGATCGATATGAACTCACTGTTTTGGGATGTTAGTGTTCCATATTTTGGATCATGCGTTCCTATGTAATTTGCTAGTGTGATAGCAAATTG
It encodes:
- the LOC131326759 gene encoding uncharacterized protein LOC131326759 isoform X2, giving the protein MAGKKVIAILQSGGEFETNQDGSLSYRGGDAHAREIDENMKYKDFKREVAEVFNSNHGNMSIKYFLPGNKKTLITISNDKDLNCMIKFHANSATADIYVIMEDVVAAHVSNMSASRSSRTTFSGAGVLVDPPNVVDNVVDDSVILDDITHVDAHMDSPTDMPPPFPSDGSNDEEKHPKAAKEWQNKLTGVGQRFNSVSEFREALCQYAIAHQLTFKYVKNDTSRVTAKCKEQGCSWFIHARKLSNTQVFRIKEMNVLHTCEGNTMTTGARATKNVLASIIKEKMKDHPNYKPKDIMSDIKQEYGLQLKYHHAWHGKENAKEQLHGSTKAAYSQVPNLCEKIMETNPGSLATFTTKENSSFRRLFVSFHASLYGFQQGCRPLLFLDSTPLKSKYQVTWLAATAADGADEVFPVAFAIVDAETDENWLWFLVQLKSAFSTAQSITFIADREKGLRNSISDVFRGLDVHHGYCIRYLSEQLIRDLNGQYSNEVKCLMVEDFYAAASAPRPKDFQKCVQNIRSISIDAYNWVLQSEPSHWANAFFQGARYNHLTANFGELFYSWASEAHELPITTMVTTMRLKVMELIYRRRVDSNQWTTRLTPSMEEKLEKERLNVCSLKVTISGGNTFEVRGESGDTAEDVDLDQWVCSCKRWQLTGLPCCHAIAVINCLGRHLYDYCSRYFTTDSFRLTYSESIHPVPNTDWPTEKDSSNSAVTVTPPPHRFQAGRPPADSIESQRVVKRKRQPKCSRCKGTGHHKSTCKEILSEC
- the LOC131326759 gene encoding uncharacterized protein LOC131326759 isoform X1, encoding MAFGSKRERERERESIKLRKVMAGKKVIAILQSGGEFETNQDGSLSYRGGDAHAREIDENMKYKDFKREVAEVFNSNHGNMSIKYFLPGNKKTLITISNDKDLNCMIKFHANSATADIYVIMEDVVAAHVSNMSASRSSRTTFSGAGVLVDPPNVVDNVVDDSVILDDITHVDAHMDSPTDMPPPFPSDGSNDEEKHPKAAKEWQNKLTGVGQRFNSVSEFREALCQYAIAHQLTFKYVKNDTSRVTAKCKEQGCSWFIHARKLSNTQVFRIKEMNVLHTCEGNTMTTGARATKNVLASIIKEKMKDHPNYKPKDIMSDIKQEYGLQLKYHHAWHGKENAKEQLHGSTKAAYSQVPNLCEKIMETNPGSLATFTTKENSSFRRLFVSFHASLYGFQQGCRPLLFLDSTPLKSKYQVTWLAATAADGADEVFPVAFAIVDAETDENWLWFLVQLKSAFSTAQSITFIADREKGLRNSISDVFRGLDVHHGYCIRYLSEQLIRDLNGQYSNEVKCLMVEDFYAAASAPRPKDFQKCVQNIRSISIDAYNWVLQSEPSHWANAFFQGARYNHLTANFGELFYSWASEAHELPITTMVTTMRLKVMELIYRRRVDSNQWTTRLTPSMEEKLEKERLNVCSLKVTISGGNTFEVRGESGDTAEDVDLDQWVCSCKRWQLTGLPCCHAIAVINCLGRHLYDYCSRYFTTDSFRLTYSESIHPVPNTDWPTEKDSSNSAVTVTPPPHRFQAGRPPADSIESQRVVKRKRQPKCSRCKGTGHHKSTCKEILSEC